From a region of the Salmo trutta chromosome 10, fSalTru1.1, whole genome shotgun sequence genome:
- the LOC115201189 gene encoding protein phosphatase 1B isoform X1 translates to MGAFLDKPKTEKHTAHGEGNGLHYGLSSMQGWRVEMEDAHTAMVGLPHGLTDWSFFAVYDGHAGSRVANYCSAHLLEHILSGGAEFTPGTGSVEGVKDGIRTGFLKIDEYMRSFTDLRQGLDRSGSTAVGVLLSPFHLYFINCGDSRAVLSRDGRVGFSTQDHKPCNPREKERIQNAGGSVMIQRVNGSLAVSRALGDYDYKCVDGKGPTEQLVSPEPEVCVLERAAEGDEFVVLACDGIWDVMSNEELCDFVRSRLQVFDDLERVCTAVVDTCLHKGSRDNMSVVLVTLPGAPKVSEEALKREEDLDKYLETRVEDLLGGCGEEGVPDLVSVLRNIASENIPNLPPGGGLACKRSVIEAVYSRLNPQREEEGACAGGGGEEESEEGGGSSTATNLLEALRQFRLHHRGQYRSVLEEALAVYRLPGENTADTGEESSSFTADDLPDSPRPSPPSPPPSPVVIETPSSPEAEKSKDTPSPDINQQPPPAADINQSEPPAVDTDHQPEPPAADLVPLYPPAAELRQPDPPPS, encoded by the exons ATGGGGGCGTTCCTGGACAAACCTAAGACAGAGAAGCATACAGCCCATGGTGAGGGCAATGGGCTGCATTACGGCCTGAGCTCCATGCAGGGCTGGCGGGTGGAGATGGAGGATGCCCACACCGCCATGGTGGGCCTGCCCCACGGCCTCACCGACTGGTCCTTCTTCGCCGTCTACGACGGGCATGCCGGCTCCCGCGTTGCCAACTACTGCTCCGCCCACCTACTGGAGCACATCCTATCAGGGGGGGCGGAGTTCACCCCGGGGACTGGCTCAGTGGAAGGTGTAAAGGATGGGATCCGCACGGGCTTCCTGAAGATCGATGAATACATGCGCAGCTTCACGGACCTGCGACAAGGGCTGGACCGCAGCGGCTCCACGGCAGTGGGTGTGCTGCTAAGCCCCTTCCACCTCTACTTCATAAACTGTGGCGACTCCCGGGCCGTGTTGAGCCGAGATGGACGAGTTGGATTCTCTACACAG GACCACAAGCCGTGCAACCCCAGAGAGAAGGAGCGTATCCAGAATGCAGGGGGGTCAGTGATGATCCAGAGGGTCAACGGTTCCCTGGCTGTGTCCAGAGCCCTGGGGGACTATGACTACAAGTGTGTGGATGGGAAGGGTCCCACAGAACAACTGGTCAGCCCAGAGCCAGAG gtgtgtgtgttggagcGTGCTGCGGAGGGGGATGAGTTTGTGGTGCTGGCGTGCGACGGCATCTGGGACGTGATGTCCAACGAGGAGCTGTGCGACTTCGTCAGGTCCCGACTACAAGTGTTTGACGACCTGGAAAGAGTCTGTACTGCCGTGGTGGACACCTGTCTGCACAAG GGCAGCAGAGACAACATGAGTGTGGTGTTGGTGACTTTACCGGGAGCTCCCAAGGTGTCTGAGGAAGCCctgaagagagaggaggaccTGGACAAATACCTGGAGACGCGTGTAGAGG ATTTGCTGGGTGGctgtggagaggagggggttccTGACCTGGTGTCTGTTCTGAGGAACATCGCCTCTGAGAACATCCCCAACCTTCCGCCTGGAGGAGGCCTGGCCTGCAA GCGCAGTGTGATCGAGGCGGTGTACAGCAGGCTGAACCCACAAAGAGAAGAGGAAGGG GCCTGTgctggaggtggaggagaggaggagagtgaggagggaggaggcagCAGTACGGCGACCAACCTCTTGGAGGCGCTGCGTCAGTTCCGCCTGCACCACCGGGGACAGTATCGCTCGGTGCTGGAGGAAGCCCTGGCAGTCTACCGTCTGCCTGGGGAGAACACAGCCGACACGGGGGAGGAATCCTCCTCCTTTACCGCTGACGACCTCCCTGATTCCCCCCGgccctcacccccctctccccctccctcacccgTCGTCATCGAGACGCCCTCATCCCCGGAGGCAGAGAAAAGCAAAGACACGCCCTCTCCAGACATCAACCAACAACCACCTCCGGCTGCAGACATCAACCAATCAGAACCTCCAGCGGTAGACACTGACCACCAACCTGAACCTCCGGCGGCAGACCTCGTCCCACTATATCCTCCAGCTGCTGAGCTTCGCCAACCAGATCCTCCCCCCTCCTAA
- the LOC115201189 gene encoding protein phosphatase 1B isoform X3 produces MGAFLDKPKTEKHTAHGEGNGLHYGLSSMQGWRVEMEDAHTAMVGLPHGLTDWSFFAVYDGHAGSRVANYCSAHLLEHILSGGAEFTPGTGSVEGVKDGIRTGFLKIDEYMRSFTDLRQGLDRSGSTAVGVLLSPFHLYFINCGDSRAVLSRDGRVGFSTQDHKPCNPREKERIQNAGGSVMIQRVNGSLAVSRALGDYDYKCVDGKGPTEQLVSPEPEVCVLERAAEGDEFVVLACDGIWDVMSNEELCDFVRSRLQVFDDLERVCTAVVDTCLHKGSRDNMSVVLVTLPGAPKVSEEALKREEDLDKYLETRVEDLLGGCGEEGVPDLVSVLRNIASENIPNLPPGGGLACK; encoded by the exons ATGGGGGCGTTCCTGGACAAACCTAAGACAGAGAAGCATACAGCCCATGGTGAGGGCAATGGGCTGCATTACGGCCTGAGCTCCATGCAGGGCTGGCGGGTGGAGATGGAGGATGCCCACACCGCCATGGTGGGCCTGCCCCACGGCCTCACCGACTGGTCCTTCTTCGCCGTCTACGACGGGCATGCCGGCTCCCGCGTTGCCAACTACTGCTCCGCCCACCTACTGGAGCACATCCTATCAGGGGGGGCGGAGTTCACCCCGGGGACTGGCTCAGTGGAAGGTGTAAAGGATGGGATCCGCACGGGCTTCCTGAAGATCGATGAATACATGCGCAGCTTCACGGACCTGCGACAAGGGCTGGACCGCAGCGGCTCCACGGCAGTGGGTGTGCTGCTAAGCCCCTTCCACCTCTACTTCATAAACTGTGGCGACTCCCGGGCCGTGTTGAGCCGAGATGGACGAGTTGGATTCTCTACACAG GACCACAAGCCGTGCAACCCCAGAGAGAAGGAGCGTATCCAGAATGCAGGGGGGTCAGTGATGATCCAGAGGGTCAACGGTTCCCTGGCTGTGTCCAGAGCCCTGGGGGACTATGACTACAAGTGTGTGGATGGGAAGGGTCCCACAGAACAACTGGTCAGCCCAGAGCCAGAG gtgtgtgtgttggagcGTGCTGCGGAGGGGGATGAGTTTGTGGTGCTGGCGTGCGACGGCATCTGGGACGTGATGTCCAACGAGGAGCTGTGCGACTTCGTCAGGTCCCGACTACAAGTGTTTGACGACCTGGAAAGAGTCTGTACTGCCGTGGTGGACACCTGTCTGCACAAG GGCAGCAGAGACAACATGAGTGTGGTGTTGGTGACTTTACCGGGAGCTCCCAAGGTGTCTGAGGAAGCCctgaagagagaggaggaccTGGACAAATACCTGGAGACGCGTGTAGAGG ATTTGCTGGGTGGctgtggagaggagggggttccTGACCTGGTGTCTGTTCTGAGGAACATCGCCTCTGAGAACATCCCCAACCTTCCGCCTGGAGGAGGCCTGGCCTGCAAGTAA
- the LOC115201189 gene encoding protein phosphatase 1B isoform X2, with the protein MGAFLDKPKTEKHTAHGEGNGLHYGLSSMQGWRVEMEDAHTAMVGLPHGLTDWSFFAVYDGHAGSRVANYCSAHLLEHILSGGAEFTPGTGSVEGVKDGIRTGFLKIDEYMRSFTDLRQGLDRSGSTAVGVLLSPFHLYFINCGDSRAVLSRDGRVGFSTQDHKPCNPREKERIQNAGGSVMIQRVNGSLAVSRALGDYDYKCVDGKGPTEQLVSPEPEVCVLERAAEGDEFVVLACDGIWDVMSNEELCDFVRSRLQVFDDLERVCTAVVDTCLHKGSRDNMSVVLVTLPGAPKVSEEALKREEDLDKYLETRVEDLLGGCGEEGVPDLVSVLRNIASENIPNLPPGGGLACKRSVIEAVYSRLNPQREEEGCDLEDPW; encoded by the exons ATGGGGGCGTTCCTGGACAAACCTAAGACAGAGAAGCATACAGCCCATGGTGAGGGCAATGGGCTGCATTACGGCCTGAGCTCCATGCAGGGCTGGCGGGTGGAGATGGAGGATGCCCACACCGCCATGGTGGGCCTGCCCCACGGCCTCACCGACTGGTCCTTCTTCGCCGTCTACGACGGGCATGCCGGCTCCCGCGTTGCCAACTACTGCTCCGCCCACCTACTGGAGCACATCCTATCAGGGGGGGCGGAGTTCACCCCGGGGACTGGCTCAGTGGAAGGTGTAAAGGATGGGATCCGCACGGGCTTCCTGAAGATCGATGAATACATGCGCAGCTTCACGGACCTGCGACAAGGGCTGGACCGCAGCGGCTCCACGGCAGTGGGTGTGCTGCTAAGCCCCTTCCACCTCTACTTCATAAACTGTGGCGACTCCCGGGCCGTGTTGAGCCGAGATGGACGAGTTGGATTCTCTACACAG GACCACAAGCCGTGCAACCCCAGAGAGAAGGAGCGTATCCAGAATGCAGGGGGGTCAGTGATGATCCAGAGGGTCAACGGTTCCCTGGCTGTGTCCAGAGCCCTGGGGGACTATGACTACAAGTGTGTGGATGGGAAGGGTCCCACAGAACAACTGGTCAGCCCAGAGCCAGAG gtgtgtgtgttggagcGTGCTGCGGAGGGGGATGAGTTTGTGGTGCTGGCGTGCGACGGCATCTGGGACGTGATGTCCAACGAGGAGCTGTGCGACTTCGTCAGGTCCCGACTACAAGTGTTTGACGACCTGGAAAGAGTCTGTACTGCCGTGGTGGACACCTGTCTGCACAAG GGCAGCAGAGACAACATGAGTGTGGTGTTGGTGACTTTACCGGGAGCTCCCAAGGTGTCTGAGGAAGCCctgaagagagaggaggaccTGGACAAATACCTGGAGACGCGTGTAGAGG ATTTGCTGGGTGGctgtggagaggagggggttccTGACCTGGTGTCTGTTCTGAGGAACATCGCCTCTGAGAACATCCCCAACCTTCCGCCTGGAGGAGGCCTGGCCTGCAA GCGCAGTGTGATCGAGGCGGTGTACAGCAGGCTGAACCCACAAAGAGAAGAGGAAGGG TGTGATCTGGAGGACCCCTGGTAG